The Leptodactylus fuscus isolate aLepFus1 chromosome 5, aLepFus1.hap2, whole genome shotgun sequence genome segment AGAtccctccctctcctgcagccGTTACCTCCCCCCCTGGGGCGCTGGGGGGTTGTGGCCTCATTTCTTCTGGTTTTGCGGGTGAGATGGTCTGTAGATATGTCATTATATCAGAGAGACCTGCATGTAACATCCCTGTAATTCCATCCACATCTACATCATGTGTCTTATCATGtccccctgtgtcctcatcacctcccccctcctcaggatcacacaagtcacctgtgtctggatcctgtaagacagtcagtggaTCAGTCATGTTACAAAGCTCCTCAATGTGCCGCATCTTCATGGACAGCTCGGCCTTCTTTATCTCCAGCTTCTGGATCACATCAGATAGTGACAGTGACCGCTGCTCCTCCTGCCTGGAGATCTCACTCAGGACCTTCTTCTCCAGGTTGTCCAGTCGTCTCCTGATGTCTATAAACAGGGCAGTGACTCTCGCGGCTTCTCCAGATGCTTTTTCTTGAGCTTTTCTCCAGTGATCCTCCAGACTCCAGACTCTTTCCTCAGTCTCCTGTCTTCTTGTATTCAGTTTCTGGAGAACATTTctcagtttcttcttcttcttcttctcagaggCCTCATCCAGCATCTCTACCCGGTGTCCCTCATGTTCTCCGGCCAAACTACAGGACACACAGATACAAGCAGCGTCCTCAGTGCAGTAATATTCCAGGACCTTCTTATGGACAGAacatttcctcttctccaggttGGTGCTGGGATCAGTTAGGACGTGTTCTGGTGACTTGCTGTGGACTCTCAGATGGTTATCACACAGAGAAGCTTCACACATCAGACAGGACTTCACAGCAGGTACAGGAGAGTGAATACAGTAAGTGCAGCAGATCCcggtgatctcctcctgatggGGCTCAGTACACAGGATACTTTCTACTACATTACGTACAATTATGTAGAGTACAGGCCATTCCCGAAACTCTTCTCTGCATTCAGGACAGGAATAAACTCCAAACTCATCCTGTGTATTCAAGACCTGACCAATACAGTCccggcagaagttgtgtccacatctcagggttacaggataggTATAAGTGCTCAGACAGATGGAGCAGTCCAGTTTGTCTCTCAGATCAGCAGACGCCATGGCTGACTCTACATAGCAGCAGAGAAATCAAATGTGACCTATGTTCCTGGCAGCAGGGTGCGATTCTGctgactattttttttatcatacatTAAACTTTGATCCTCTAGAGGGATAAACATTTTTCTCATTTCTTCCTGCTATGTCTGCTTTTGAGGTCATCACTTACTTTATATACCTGTATCTGTATTCCTGGTTGTATAATACCGGGTCATATATCTGGGAATTATCACCTCTTGCTGTGGCATCCAGTGTGGGTCCTTGTCCTTTGGTTGGTTCTCAGCGGTCTCATGAGGTTCATCGATGTCATGATGTTCCTGCACCTTCTGTGGGCCTCTGCATATTattctctgggatctgaagagactacAGGGCAATAGACATGGATGATTCTGAGACAGGTCAGGAATCAGCCCAGAACTACACGAAAGGACCTGGTCATTGACCTGAAGAGAGCTGGGACCACAGTTTCCATGATTACTGTTAGTAACACACCATGGTGTCATGGATTAAAATCGTGCAGGGCACGCAAGGTCACGCCAGCAAATGCCCAGGCCCATTTGAAGTTCATCATTGACCATTTGGATGATCCAAAGGAGGCATGGgagaaggtcatgtggtcagatgagaccaaaatagaaCTCTTTGGTATCAACTCCacttggaggaagaagaagaagaatgggTATAAGCCAAGAACACCGTCCCAACCGTGAAGCTTGGGAGTGAAAGTACCATGCTTTAGGGGTAATTTTCTGCAAAGGAGACAAGAAGACTACACCGTATTGAATGGAGGATGGAtgaggccatgtatcgtgagattttgcttgctattgcttttattgtggACAATTTcttccatctaaccataacagtgAGTGCACCGCACACGTGcttctctctccattcacttctataggacatcCAAATAGCACCCCCTACTCAGCTGTTCATGGaaaccaggcattgatttatagggagctaccttccaaaaggtggcactataaCAAGTTTTCCTTTTTCAACCTGGCTAAAATaaaacatataccgtatatactcgagtataagccgacccgaatataagccgacccccctaattttaccacaaaaaactgggaaaacttattgactcgagtataagcctagggggggaaatgcagcagctactggaaaatttaaaaaattaaaatggccaagtttttgggtgcagtaagtgctgggaaaggggagggggtgttttggttgtctgtctgccccttccctgagcttgaggactgggttttttacccccacttggaattcagcctggctgactatagggtatgtgcagtgctcctattaaccccttcctatattcagtagaccgggcactttcagacacagggatacctaatgtgtatgtgtttcacagtcattttctactttgagggcaggttcacaccagcgtccaatctccattatgcaggtttccatttcctgcccgagaaacattcatgggtttgaaaagtgtccgccggtcagcgtcttctgctctccgcagcgaaaccgttttgttttttttagtcggacatgcaggacgctcacccacagacactgaatgtcggtttctgtcttctgccgacattcagtgtctgtgggtgagccgcctttatatgtattctagggaaaggagtgacttagaacttttatttattttattttttattatattttttttaaacttttttttttttttttactatttttttagccaagtgtattgccgtctatgggagattctctacattactattgcggagggtcatagaccagccgtaatagtaatatagcaatgacaggcctgggagccttcattagggtgcattcacacggagtaaaatggagtgtaatttggagtgtttacggagcgtttacggagtgtTTACGGAGCATTTACggaaacgctccgtatacgctccatatacgctccgtaaacgctccgtaaacactccaaattacactccattttactccgtgtgaatgcacccttaggctcccggctgtcatcggaacaggtcggctcctgcgagctcgctgcgcaggagccggcctgcaactttaaaggtatggggcagaccgaaggggggaggacatctccggacgggggaggacatctccggagggcacctccactgtaacgcttacagcggagatgccgaagcttatgcctacaatcagagatcgcaggcataagcttaagcatctctgctgtaagcattatagcgtaggtgccggtttctatggtgttacatttacagacccggcatccggacccacaGTGGCGGGTGGCGGGgaccacagcatcgccacgctcctgccaggagcatg includes the following:
- the LOC142203132 gene encoding E3 ubiquitin-protein ligase TRIM39-like, with the protein product MASADLRDKLDCSICLSTYTYPVTLRCGHNFCRDCIGQVLNTQDEFGVYSCPECREEFREWPVLYIIVRNVVESILCTEPHQEEITGICCTYCIHSPVPAVKSCLMCEASLCDNHLRVHSKSPEHVLTDPSTNLEKRKCSVHKKVLEYYCTEDAACICVSCSLAGEHEGHRVEMLDEASEKKKKKKLRNVLQKLNTRRQETEERVWSLEDHWRKAQEKASGEAARVTALFIDIRRRLDNLEKKVLSEISRQEEQRSLSLSDVIQKLEIKKAELSMKMRHIEELCNMTDPLTVLQDPDTGDLCDPEEGGGDEDTGGHDKTHDVDVDGITGMLHAGGEVTAAGEGGIYGQSPADILLDVNTAHNNIQISEDLKTVTWTGIRQNRPEIDERFQDYPQVISIRRFTSGRHYWDVEIRESLEWRVGMCYPSIARRGQQSVIGDNNKSWGLCGELVYNQYSVIHDSKYTQLRQQISSNRLRICLDYEAGQLSFYELCDPIRHLHTFTATFTEPLHAALYVYGSSIKISGGGCEDALT